The Treponema sp. OMZ 790 genome includes the window ACGCTGTATCCTGCACGGCCTTTAATATAAGGCCTTTCTATTGCAAAATCCCCCATAGCAAAGTTGTCTATGGTAATCCAAGGGCCTGCTTCTTCATATTTTATTGTGTGGACTTCTGAAACAAGCGGTCCTCGCCCGGCCTGATTAGTCCTTAATTCAAGCTTATGTTCTCCGCTTGTAATTTTTTCCCTATCTAATTTAAAACAAACGTAGCCTGTTTTAGATACAGTTACCTTTTCTATTTCTTTTCCGTCTATATAAAGGCCGGCTTCTTCTGCCATCTTGTCCAATACAAGCCTTCCATAGACATTAAACTCTCCCCTTACGGTTTCTCCGTTTAAGGGATATAATAATTCTATCTTGTTTTTATCCTTTTTACGGTATACGTCAAAATTTATGGATGCCTCATTAGCATTATTTGCTTTATCGACTCCGCTTATTTCAAGATTGTATCTTCCCTCAGGCAGAGCACTTATGTCGATATCCTTTGAAAGAATTATTTCGTTTTCAAGTTTTATTTCGGATAACTTTTGAGGCACAGTTGTTCCGCTTAGGCTCTTTATTTTAAGCATTACACCTTCAAGTGAAATATTATCATAAACCTGTCCCGACACAAATAAATTTGCATCTAATTTAGATCCGGCCAAAGGATATTCGAGTTTTAAAACAGGAGGAGTGTTGTCTATGTTTACCAAGGTCGAGTATAAAAATACCTGGTCATATTTGTCCGTGGCCTTTATAAAAACTACATGAGTTCCGTCATTTATTATATGGGTATTTAATCGGTATTGCCAATTTTCGCTGCCTTCAGCAAGGTTATAAGTTTGGCCGTTATCAAGCGATACTTCTATCTGTTTGATTCCGTTTTTATCCGTTGCGGTTCCGCTTATTACACTTACGCCTTTTAACGTATCGTTTATAAGGGGATAAGCTACTCCAACCTGAGGTACTTGTAATGAAACCCTTATCTTCCTTTTTACAGGAGTACTCGCAACTCCGTAAATATCTTCTGCATATATTGTAAGTTCATGTTCATTATCCGTCAGCTCGCTTAGCAATATAGGGATTGAAAAGCTGTTTTTAATTTCTGCCGGCTTATAAGCTCCATTGTCTATTTTATAATATATTTTTGCAGCTTCATCATCATCATATACCATTCCGGAAATTTCAAAGTCGCCTGTCATTATTTCATTTTCATACGGAAGATGCAGTTCAACTACAGGAGCATCTTCTGAATTGTCTATCTCAAAACTGTAGCTGTTAAAAGTTCTGGAATTACCTGCAAGGTCGGTAAATCTAAACTGCATGTTCTTACTCAAAGGTTCTTTTGAAGACCCGATTATTAGGTTTGGAAGAGTGTTATAATCAAAACTTTGCCATTCTGCGCCTTTGCTTGCTCCCTTATATTCTGCCTTTACTCCCGGGAATCTATCCGTTACCTTAAAAGCAGAATAAACTGAACCGTTTACCTTAACTCCCGGTTCGGGTAAAACCATTATTGTTTCGGGAGCTTCGCTGTCCTTATAAAAAACTCTGTATGCAAAACTTTCTCTTCCGGCCATATCTTCTGCTCTTACCGTAACAAGTATGGGGCCGTCAGGCTGTCCGCCTACGTTTATACTCTCATTAAAGCTGCCAGAAAGTTTTATATACCGGTCTCCGTCTCCAAGGCTGTATTCAACGGTTTTTACTCCGGCTCCATCCGAGACCTTACCTTTTAAAACGATAGCTTTATTTACGAAGGATGCGCCTTCGGCCATGTCAAGGTTTATCTGAGGGGATGCAGTATCCGAAAGGATATCTACTTGCGGGCTTGTATATACATTGCCTTCGTTGTCGGTAATTTTTACTCCTACACCCTTGTATAAACCGTCAGCTTTTACACTTAGCCTTATTATGTCTCCTTCGAGTTCGGCTTCAATGTTTTTTCCGCCGATGACTTCTAAGGATTCTATTACCATGCCTTCTCTAGGCTGATAAACACCTGAAAGGGGATTTCCATCCGTCAATATAATCTGATTATTTTCATTAACATCGCCTTTAGCCCAGACAAAATTTTCTTCTGCACCTCCGCCCGACATATTTACAACACGAACAGCCAATGTCTGTTTACTGATCCTATCGTTCATATCGGCAGCCGTAACGGATACGGTGTATATCCCCGGTACCGACTTAGAGTTTATGTTTGTTTTTATTAAATATTCTGTCTGTCCGGCTTTTATGGGTAATGCAGACTCTTCTTCTCCGTTAAATCCGGCACTTATATATTTTAAGCCTGAAGGAGCTTTTACATGTACCGATGTAGAAGCCTTAGATTGAGCGTTATAGACAGGTATTACGGTTTCGCCGTTATCAAAGCTTATACTTGGAGCCCTGCCTTCCACAGTGAATTTTAAGCTTATCGGAGCTCCTTGTATTCCTTTTTTGTTTACCGCATATATTGTTAATGTATGGCTTCCGGCACTTATTTCTTTTTCTATAACTCCAAATCCTGCCTCATTGGCATCTATGATTTTTTCTTCGCCCTTATCTATTCTGTATCTTATTTCACCTGCGCCGTATAAATCGTGTACTACTCCGGATATATAAAGCTCCTCGGAAACCTTTGCATCTATCGCAGGGCTTAACATTTCTATTACGGGTTTGCCTTTACTCTGATCTATCTGGATGGTTTTTTTTACATTTACAATGTTTCCGGCTATATCTTTTGCCGTTATTTCGACAACTGCTGTCTTTCCGCCGCCCTTTCCTGCATCGAATTCTTTTATCCAATAAGGATTGCCGGGCGTAAGGGTAAATTCTCCTTTTTCATTATTGCACTTCCACGAAAGGCTTGCCAAACCGGCAGAGTCTGTTGCTTTTCCTGCGATCGAAAATACGGGCGGCATGGGTTGATCGGTATCAGGATAGATAAACTCGACTAAAGGAGCCGTATTATCCACAAAAAGTAAAAATGTATGTATACCTACACTGCCCTGCTTATCTACCGCCTTAAACCAAATGACCTTAGGTCCGTCAGGTATTTTTTTTGTATCAAGTTTTAAATAAAAATTAGACTGTTTTGTTTTTTTGTTATAGGAAAGTTTTACTTCTTCAAAATTTTCTCCATCATTTACGGAATATAGGAGTCTTTCTATTCCGTTTCCGTCTTCTACGGTACCTTCAATATTGATTTTTCCTGAAACAAGTTCTCCGACGGTTCTATTGACTATATTTGTTACAGGCGAAAGGCTGTTCAGATAAAAAACCCGTTTTATGGATTTTCCTTTTACTCCATTAACATCAACACCCCATGCTTCAATAGTGTGAGCACCTTCTTCCAAGTTTTTGGTGTTTATATAATATGACCAAAATTCTTTACCTTTAGCCCGATAGATGCTTTCTCCTCCGTCAATACGAATTTCAACATAGTCTACAGCATCATCATCTAAACATGTTCCTACGATGTTTAAGTTTCCCGATACAACCGCATCAATTTTAGGATTACTTATATTTACTATGGGTAAGTCGGAATTGGGATCTATATACATATTAAACGGGCCGACATATCCCTCATTACCAGCTATGTCTGTGGCCGTTATTATAATATTGTATTTTCCTTTTTTCTTACCTGAAATATCTATAGATTGATGCCAGCTTTCGTTTGACTGCATCTGCACTGTATCAATATCTTTCGATCCGCCTGCATACAATGTACCGAATACACTGCATATAATTACAATATATATTACAATTTTTCTCATAAAAAGACTCCTAAACAAATATCAAAAAATTAACCGATAGATTATCGGTAAAATATTCCTAAAACTTTAATATATCTAAAATAAAGGAAGAAAATGAAGGGGATATACCGGATACTAATATACACACAAAATATCAAAAATATCAACTATTTTTGATATTTTTATACAAATTTATCAAAAACACCTAAAAAGGAGCCTGATATATATCTTCCATATTTTTTGATAATAGAGTAAACTGTTTAGAATATGAAGCTAAAATTTATCGGACAGACTACGGCACAAAGGCGTGAACTTATTTTAACCGCTTCCCCTATAAAAACCTTGCTTATACTTTCTTTGCCGGCCCTTATGATGGCAATGCTCCAAGCTATGATGCCGTTTACAGACGGTCTTTTTATAAACAGACTTACCGACCACGTAACGGCAAGTGCAGTCAGCTTTTCCCAGCCGATTATCTTCATTGTTTTAGCCCTTGGGCAAGGTTTGAGTGTCGGTGCTACTGCAATCATAGGTCAGCTTAACGGGCGCGGAAATATAGATGAGAGTAAAAAGACCGCAACTCAAATTTTCGTATTCGGATTTTTGTTGGGGCTGGTCTCGATTCCCATTTTATTTGTATTGGGCTCAGTAATAAGCTACAGTCTGAAAAGTGAGATAGCTCCGCTGGTTTTCCGCTATATTTCGCTTTATTGTCTGGTAATGCCGCTCAGCTTTATGGAGTCGATATATAACGGAATTAAGAATGCAAACGGAAAACCGGAAGCGCCTTTTTTTAGAATGATTATAATGCTTATAATCAAAATAATCGGAAACTTTATATTTTTGTATTTTCTAAAAATGAAAATAGACGGCTGCGTTTTGGCTTCGCTTTTAGCCAACATAGTAGTCGCAGCATGGATGTTCTATGACCTTTTTTTAAAACAGACGCCCGATAAACTTACTTTAAAACAATTTAAATTTTCTCCTCCTGCAATATACGAACTATTACGGGTCGGCTTTCCTGCAATGATAAATTATGCCTTTATATATGTAGGTTTCTTTTTGATAAACAGAGAAATGGAGCCTTACGGTGCAATAGTTTTAAACGGGCAGAGCATTGCAAGCAATATTTCGACAATTTGTTTCAATATACCCGGCTGTTTTAGTGCTGCCGTTACGACTATGGTCAGCATGAATATAGGCTCAGAAAATCCTCAAAAGGCGAAACGGTCATGCCTTTTAGGCTGTATTACAAGTGCGATAAGCGGGGCAGTCCTTATAGCTATAATAGTACCCTCGTCAGCCTATTTGGTATCAATGTTTAAGCCGGAAATGCCCCAAATAGGGGAAATCGCAGTAAAGGCCCTGCACATTTATACCTACTCGGTAATAGGCTTCGGTATTTGTATGACAATTCAGGGAGCTTTTATCGGCCTAGGAAAAACCAAGGTTCCATTAATGTTGGGTATTTTACGCATCTGGCTTTTGCGCTACATATTTATAATTACAACCGAAAAATATCTTTCCTATTACTCGATATACTGGGGAAATCTTTTTTCGAACATAACGGCCGGTCTGATTGCCGTAATTTTAATCCTAAACACCAAATGGGTGTCGGGAATAAAAAAATAAAAGTTTTTTTAAAATTTTACTCTTAAATGAAATAAAATCCTACAATAATAATGATGATGAGGCATAAATCTTTTGTTTTATCCTAACCATTTATTTGGTATGAAAATTATTATTTTTGAGGAGAAAAATATGTCGGAAGAAAAAATTTTAAACCCCAAAACCGATTGGGTATTTAAGCTGATGTTTTCTAAAGGCGAGGAAGGAAACAAGGCTCTTATCAGTTTTCTAAATGCCTTTTTGGAAGATTCTTACGGTAAAATCAAAAAGGCCGAAATCCTAAACACCGAGCTCATCCGCGACAGACCGTCGGGTGAAACCTACCGCCTAGACTTTTTAATTAAAACCGACACAGGCCTTCTTGTAGACCTTGAAATGCAGCAGTTTTGGAAAACCAACTATCCGAGGCGGAGTCAAATGTACCTTATGCGCCTCGCTTCACGCTTTTTAAAGACGGAGCCCAAAGAAGACGACTTTTTGTACGCCATAAGCCTTTCGGTCTTCGGCTGCGATGTTCCCAAAAACGCAGAGCTTGTCAGGATGCCTGAGGGCTCTGTAATTCAATATCTTTATGTTGAATTAAACGAGCTAATAGTTTATACTATGAAAAAGAGACTTGAAGAGTATAACCTAAAAGATTTTTGGATAAGGTTTTTAGCCAACTATGAAGAAGATAAAAAAAGCGGGATGTTGGAAGAATTATGCAGATTAGAGGAGGGTATAAAAATGGCAGAAGCGACACTCTTTAGGGTAACGGATGAAGAGAGGCGAATGGCAATAGAGCTCTCTAACGAAAAATACGAGATGTATGTCGAATGTGAAAGGAATGAAGCTAGAAGACTGGGATTAGAGGAAGGCCGTGCCGCAGGTTTAGAAGAAGGTTTAGCCGAAGGCCGAGCGGAGGGAAGAAATCTAGGTTTAGCAGAGGGCTTGGCTGAGGGTCGTGCAGCCGGTTCTCATCAAAAAGCCCTTGAAACGGCAAAAATTATGAAAAACATGAATTATCCTCTAGAAGATATTTACACAATCACAGGACTTTCTGAAGAAGTAGTAGGAAAATTATAGACTATAATTTTTGTGACTGATTTTAACTACCACTCATTGAAAAAAAACGGCAATAGGTGTAAAATCCTCGTTGAGTAAAAAAACTTTTGGGAGGTTGTTTTATGAAAAATATAAAGATTGATTTTGATGTTTTAGAAATGATGGTTTTCTTTTGGGAAAGCGTAGCTTCAAAGGATAAGATGGGAGATGATTACTTTGTGAGTATTGCCGAAAAGCCGCAGATGGAAGTTGTTTACAACGAGGACTTTTCTAAGGATTCCGTCCGCAGGGTTATGTCTGCAATTTCCAATAGGGAAAGGCTTAACGACCGCACGATGAGCGAGAGCCGCTTTTGGAATAACAATATGTGGATTTTGGAAGACTTACAGACCATGCACAATATGATGGCTCCGATTAAGACCTTAAACCTTGCAGAGCTTACCGAAAAATACAAGGATTCGGCAAAATTCGATGAGATCGAACTCATATTCATTCCGGCCCATGCAGAAGAATTCTATATAAAGGAAAATAAAATATATATTAACTTTTTTAAACTTATTCCGAATTATGAAGACCCGAAAGATATTAAGATTTCAGGCCTTCCTTTAAAAGAATATGTAATTAAAAAGATCGAAGATTTATTGCACTAAGACTATGACAAAAAAGGGTTGCGGCTTGGGCGACGTTTAAGCTTTCTACATTGCCGCTTCCCTTTATTTTTACAAGATGGGAGCAAAGCTTTTTAGCTTCCTCGCTTATTCCCCTCTCTTCATTTCCTAGAACAATTACACAAGCCTCATCCTTTTCGATCAATCTTTCTATGTCGGCGATTTCGTGGTGGGCTTTTAAATCGGTGCCTATGCAGGTGAGCCTTCCGCGGCATTGGCGCAAAAACCAAGCCGTTGACGAAACCTTAAAAATGTTTACAAATTCCATTCCGCCTTGAGCTACCCTGTAAGCCGAGGTAGTAATCGAAGCCTGTTTATCTTCCTTTGTTAAAACTATATTTTCAATACCGAAAAAGGCAGCGCTCCTTATTATCGCACCGAGGTTGTTTGCGTTTCCTATTTCATCCAGCATCAAAACCTGAGCCCTATTTTGAGCCCAAAGGTTTATCGTTTCATGTTCCAGTACAGGGATTTCGGGCTCAAAGATCATCGCCGTTACCCCCTGATGATGCACCGATTCGGAGAGCCTTTCCAACTCATCATCGGCGACTATTCTATATAATCTCTTATTGGAAGCCAGATACTTACAAACCTCGCCGAACTGTTTTGCTCTTTTTTCCGAAAAAAACAGGCGTGAGATTTTTTCGGGATGATGTTTTGCCAAGGCAAGACAGCTTTCAAAGCCGCAAACCGGCAATTCTTTTTCAAATTTTTTACCCATGTGTTCATCATACACCAAAAACAAAACATATGGAAGCGGACTCCTTCAAGGCAACCGCACAAGAATGATTATGAAGCGGCTAACTTCTTTACTGTGCGAAATTTTGAACAAAATTTCGCACAGTTTTCAAAAAAGGGCAAACACATCATGAGGGTAAATAAAATAGCAAAAAAATAGGCTGTGAATACCCCTCTTGCAGCCGCATAGCGGCGAAAGGCGGGTTGAACAGCCTATGTTTTTTGCGAAGATAAAACTCTGATGCGTTTGCCCTGACTCTTTTTTGACCTTGCAGAAATTTTCTATTTTTGTTAGAATGAGGGCCTTATGAAAAAAGCATGTATTTTTGATTTGGACGGAACCTTAACCAATTCCCTTTACTCGATAGCTCATTTTTTAAATGCTGAAACGGCCAAGTACGGCATACCGGCTGTCGATCCTGAAGAATTTAAAATTTTAACAGGGAACGGAGCAAGAAAGCTGGTACAAAGAGTGCTTGAACGGTCAGGAAAAAACAGCAAAGAATTGGAAGAAAAAATACTTAAAGGTTATAATGCAGTCTATGATGCAGACCCTGTTTATCTTTGTGAAGCCTACCCGGGAATCAAAGAGCTTTTATCCGGCTTAATCAAAAACGGAATTTCGGTAAATGTGCTTTCAAATAAACCCCACTCGACAACCGAAAAAGTTGTTAAGACCATCTTCGGCGAGAACACCTTTTCGTGTATCCTGGGAGCCCGGGATTCGGTACCCCTGAAACCTGACCCCGCAGGCGTTTATGAAATTTTAAAAATGCTCAACCTCGAAAAAAAAGATTTTCTTTACATAGGAGACACAGCAACGGATGTTCAAACCGGGAAAAATGCAGGTCTTTTTACAATAGGCGTTTTATGGGGTTTTAGAAAGCGTCCCGAATTGGAAAACGCAGGAGCTGATGCGATAATCTCAAGCCCTGAAGAAATCCTAAAGATTGCCTTAGCGTAAACCTGTAATCTGCCGTCAATTTCTATAGGCTAGACTCTGCTTACACTCCAAATATGAGAGCAGCTCCGGCACAAACCAGAGGAATCAGTATATTATCAAAGTCTTTTAGAGGCAGGGCTTCCGTTCCTGCAGCGATGCCGGCAATAAACAAGCTTTTTACAAGACTCAGACTTATTACGAAGGTAGAAATAAAAACCGCCATAAAACAGGCTATGCTTCCTGCTATGGTTTTATCCTTGGAAATATTTAAGTGATGCCTTCCCCAAAATTTTCCGACAAGGCTTGCAAGTCCGTCGCCTAGGGCCAAAGCCATAATTCCTATACTTGCATCCCTAAACGGAAAGATAAGAAGAGTGGTGATAACCCCAACCGAAAGAGTTACGGGACCTAAGACAAATTTTCCCTTATCCCTTTCTCTTGCCGCGAAGCCCGTAATGCTTGAAATCATAAAAATCGTGTAGCCCTTTAATCTTAAAATTTCAAAAACTATATAAAGACATGTTATTACGGACAAGGCTAAAACCGTGGGATAAAAAAAGTATCTTGCAAAGAGGGGAACAAGGGCCGCACAAAGGTGTATAGCTTTGCGGAAGGTTTCCTTGACCAGATCTTCTACGCGCGCATTTTGAGAAAGCTTTTTATACCGTAGATCTCTTAAAAAACTCATAAGCTAAAACATTCCTGCACACAAAACTGCGGCTATCTTAAAATAGATAATCAAACTCACCGTATCCACAATGGTTGTAATTAAGGGGCCTGCCATAATTGCAGGGTCAAGCCTCAATTTTTTTGCCATAATAGGTAGAAGACCTCCCGTAATCTTTGCGATAGTTACGGTTGCAACAAGGGTTACACCTACAGTGAGGGCTATCATAGGGTTCTTTCCTCCGAGGAATACCGATTTCAAAAAACTAAAAAGACCTAAGATAAGACCTACCAAAACGGCAATACCCAGTTCTTTAAAAAACACCTTTTTCCAATCCTTTAAGTCGATTTCTCCCGTGGCTAAACCGCGGATAATGAGGGTGGAAGACTGATTGCCTGAGTTCCCTCCAGTATCCATCAGCATGGGAATAAAGGCTGTCAAAATAGTCATAGAAGCAAGCAAGTGGGTATACCGCTCGATTATGGTTCCCGTAAAGGTTTCGGATACCATGAGCAAAAGAAGCCAGCCAATTCTGTGCTTTGCAAGTTTAAAGATTCCGGTCTCGAGGTAGGTTTCTTCGTTGGGCTGCATACCGGCCATCCTCTGAAAGTCCTCGGTAGCCTCCTGTTCCATAACGTCCATTATGTCGTCGACGGTAATAATACCTATGAGGCGGTTTTCGTTATCGACAACGGGGAGGGCCAAAAAGCCGTACTTCTTAAAAGTGAAGGCAACCTTTTCCTGATCGTCATGGGTGTTCACGCAGATGTACTCTTTATTAAAAATCTGCTCAATCTTTTTATCCCCATCGGCAAGCACCAATTCTTTTAAAGAAATAAAACCTTCAAGAATGCGGTTTTTATCGGTAACATAGCAGGTGTAAATAGTCTCACTTTCCAAGCCTATCTTGCGGATATAGGCAAGGGCCTGTTCAACGGTCATTCCTTTTTTTAAGCCAACGTACTCGATGGTCATAAGGCTTCCCGCCGAATCTTTGGGATATTTTAAAAACTGATTTATGAGCATCCGCTCTTCACTGCCGGTATTTTTTAGGATTTTTTTTACGACATTTGCAGGCATCTCTTCAACAATATCGACCATATCGTCCAAGAAGATTTCATCCAAGATAGAAACCAACTCCTTGTCGGTGGCAGCAGCTATAAAACGGCTTTGCTGTTCTGTAGGGAGGAGCGTAAAAACTTCGGCAGCCATGCTCTTAGGCAGCATTCTGAACATAAGAATAGCATTTTGGGCAGGTTCCGTTTCAAGGAATTCGGCTATGTCTACCTCGTTTAAATCTGCCAAAGTGCGCTGCACTTCAATATACCGTTTTTCGGATAATAAATATTCAATTTGTTCAAACTTATTTTCTTCCAATTCCATAAGATACCCTCCGAACGATATAATTCTTGAGAGTATATCACATTTTTAAGAAAAAATATAGGGGCAGAAAAAAAGCTTATACAGCTATTCGAGTTTTTTATATTAAATTAATCAACAATTTTTTAAATTTTACTATTTATTACAAACTTTTTATACAATAATTATGAAAGGGGAAAATTTTTCCTCTTTTAAAAAACTATTAGAGAGATTAAACATGGAAAAACTATTTAAAATCACTCTCCGCAACGACTATGCCTTTAAACGAGTGTTCGGAGTGGAAGAAAACAAGGACGTACTACAGGATTTTCTGGAATGTATACTGGACATTCCGCCTGAGACCATAGCCGATTTAGAACTCTTGGATAAGGAGTTTCACAAAGAACTTTTAAATGAAAAGTTAGGTATCTTGGATATAAAACTAAGATTAAAAGACGAAACTTTTATTGATATTGAGATTCAAAACAGATGGCATTTTGATTTTCCTGAAAGAACCTTGTATTATTGGTCTAAGATGTACAATGAAGGTGTAAAACAAGGTCAAGACTATACAAAACTTCCAAAGTGTATTACAATAAACTTGATAGGAAAAGGCTTTAATAAAAATAAGCGTTTGCACAATCGATATTTTATCCTTGAACAAGAGACAAAGGAGCCTTTAGTTTCAAAACTTGAGATTCATATACTGAACCTTGAAAAAGCAAGGCTATTAAAAGAAAGTCAATGTAAGGATGATAAAACGAAGCGCTTATTAAACTGGTTAAAATTTATTGAAACTGATGATCCGGAGGTAAGAAAAATGTTGGCAGAAACTTCTAAAGTAATGGCAAAAGCAAATGATAAAATTATAATAATGGAAATGAGCCCTCGAGATAAATGGCTATACGACGCCCGCATGAAATACGAACACGACAGGGCATCATGTATAAGTGAAGGTTATCGGGAAGGAATATTAGATGGTGAAATAAAAGGCAGACAAGAAGGTTTTGCTGACGGCTCCTACCAAAAAGCTCTTGAAACGGCTGCAGCATTTAAAAAACTTGGAATTGATATTGATAAAATAGCCCAAGGAACAGGTTTAAGCATTAAGGAAATCCAAGCCCTATAAAAATCGGCGTTTTTAAAATGAACTTATATGGCGGGGTTAAGCCCAATGGCCCTATCCCCAAAAGCCGTTATTTGCAAGGAGAACGGCTAAGGCAGAGGTGATGGCCGTTTCGGTGCGTAAGATGCGCTTTCCCATAGAGTAAGAAACAAAGCCTTCAGCTAAAAAGGTTTCCCTCTCGTTTTGAGTCCAGCCCCTTTCGCTTCCGATTGCTATAGTTAAATCTTCACCTTCCTGCATCTTAAATGTAGAAAGTGAAGGAAAGTCTCCTATGTCGAGAAGAACCTTGCTTCCGCTGAATGAGGTATCGCTTAAATCTTTTAAGGCTTCTTTTACCGAATTGCAAAAAGAAAATTCAGGCATCAGAGTTTGGCCTGCTTGCGAGATTCCGTCGATAATGTATTTTTTTATTTCTTCGGGGCTTGAAAGGTTTGACCTTAAATAGGAACGCTCTCCCAATTCCGTTCCGCATAATATGATTTCTGCAAAGCCCAAACTCGCCGCATCCCGCAAGATGCGCCTCAACTGAATGGGACGGGGAAAACCCAAGATTATTTTTATCGGCGGAAGAGGCAGCGGTTTTCTTTCAATTCTGTCGGCATCTGTGCGATCCTCAATTTTATCGGCTCTATTCGGAGAAAAAGAAAAAACTATTTTTTCTTCGGAAAGGTGAGAGATAAGAGCCTCTCCTATGTTTCCGTTTATAAGACCTGCTTTAAAAGCATCACCTTCCTTTAGGTGCAAGACCTTTTTTATGTGCTGATAGCGTTCATCGTTTTTATAAAAAACGCAGCACCCATCTTCGGCATTTTGAAGAAATCTTTTTCCAATTAAATCGGATAAATCGGAGTTTACACAATAAGATTGTACGCAATCACCGTTTAAAAAATCATCAGCCGAAAACAAAACAATATTCATCTATCTCTTCCTAAATTAAGATGAGCTTCCGGCACAATCATCCAGTTCAGCTTCGGTAAGAATCGAATAGTCATAGCCCTGTTCGGCCAAAAACTTTTGACGCTTTTCGGCAAAGCCCTCTTCTATGGTTTGGCGGGTTACGATGCTGTAAAAATGAGAATCGCATTCCTTAGGCCGCAAGATTCTGCCCAAGCGCTGAGCCTCTTCTTGTCGGCTCCCGAACACACCGGACACCTGAATAGCAACCGAGGCATCGGGCAAGTCAATAGCAAAATTTGCAACCTTAGAGACCACCAAAACATTTATCTCCCCCTTTCTAAAGGCATCATACAAAACCTCCCTCTCGGCATTTGTATTTTTCCCGGTAATAAGGGGAGCCTTTATTTCTTTTGCAATTGTTTCAAGTTGGGAAAGGTACTGCCCGATTATAAGAGTCTGATTTTCCTTGTGCCTGGCCAAAAGTTTTTTGACTATTTCGAGCTTTGCAGGATTTTCACTTGCAATGCGGTGCTTTTCTCGCGTTGTACCCACAGCGTACTCTATCTCCTTTGAAGGAGCAATGTTTACACGGATTTCGGTACAATAGGCCCTTGCTATCCAGCCCTTTTGCTCCAGGTCCTTCCACGGCACATCGAAGCGTTTAGGTCCGACAAGGCTGAACACATCTCCCTCGCAGCCGTCTTCCCTCACAAGGGTTGCAGTAAGCCCGAGTCTTCTTATAACTTGAAGCTCAGCCGTAATTCTAAAAACGGGAGCAGGCAATAGGTGAACCTCATCATAGATTATAAGCCCCCAGGCCCTTTCCCTAAAAATCTTAAAATGAGGAAAGGCAGAGTCGGTGTTTGGCCTCCAAGTGAGCACCTGATAGGTCGCTATAGTAATAGGACTTATCTCCTTTACCTCGCCCGTGTATAAGCCTATATCTTCTTCGCTTATATTTGTCTTATCCAAAAGCTCCCGCCTCCACTGGTAAACGGCAGCCACATTGGGAGTAAGAATAAGAGTGCTTGTTTTAAGAAGGCTCATCGTGAGCATTCCGACTATAGTTTTTCCTGAACCGCAGGGAAGAACAATAGTGCCGAAGCCCGTCCCTGCCGACTTATCGCCCACAAAGGAAGAGGCCGCATCCCTTTGATAATCTCTGATTTC containing:
- a CDS encoding PD-(D/E)XK nuclease family transposase; this encodes MSEEKILNPKTDWVFKLMFSKGEEGNKALISFLNAFLEDSYGKIKKAEILNTELIRDRPSGETYRLDFLIKTDTGLLVDLEMQQFWKTNYPRRSQMYLMRLASRFLKTEPKEDDFLYAISLSVFGCDVPKNAELVRMPEGSVIQYLYVELNELIVYTMKKRLEEYNLKDFWIRFLANYEEDKKSGMLEELCRLEEGIKMAEATLFRVTDEERRMAIELSNEKYEMYVECERNEARRLGLEEGRAAGLEEGLAEGRAEGRNLGLAEGLAEGRAAGSHQKALETAKIMKNMNYPLEDIYTITGLSEEVVGKL
- a CDS encoding RNA methyltransferase; the protein is MGKKFEKELPVCGFESCLALAKHHPEKISRLFFSEKRAKQFGEVCKYLASNKRLYRIVADDELERLSESVHHQGVTAMIFEPEIPVLEHETINLWAQNRAQVLMLDEIGNANNLGAIIRSAAFFGIENIVLTKEDKQASITTSAYRVAQGGMEFVNIFKVSSTAWFLRQCRGRLTCIGTDLKAHHEIADIERLIEKDEACVIVLGNEERGISEEAKKLCSHLVKIKGSGNVESLNVAQAATLFCHSLSAINLRSF
- a CDS encoding HAD family hydrolase; translation: MKKACIFDLDGTLTNSLYSIAHFLNAETAKYGIPAVDPEEFKILTGNGARKLVQRVLERSGKNSKELEEKILKGYNAVYDADPVYLCEAYPGIKELLSGLIKNGISVNVLSNKPHSTTEKVVKTIFGENTFSCILGARDSVPLKPDPAGVYEILKMLNLEKKDFLYIGDTATDVQTGKNAGLFTIGVLWGFRKRPELENAGADAIISSPEEILKIALA
- a CDS encoding diacylglycerol/polyprenol kinase family protein: MSFLRDLRYKKLSQNARVEDLVKETFRKAIHLCAALVPLFARYFFYPTVLALSVITCLYIVFEILRLKGYTIFMISSITGFAARERDKGKFVLGPVTLSVGVITTLLIFPFRDASIGIMALALGDGLASLVGKFWGRHHLNISKDKTIAGSIACFMAVFISTFVISLSLVKSLFIAGIAAGTEALPLKDFDNILIPLVCAGAALIFGV
- the mgtE gene encoding magnesium transporter — encoded protein: MELEENKFEQIEYLLSEKRYIEVQRTLADLNEVDIAEFLETEPAQNAILMFRMLPKSMAAEVFTLLPTEQQSRFIAAATDKELVSILDEIFLDDMVDIVEEMPANVVKKILKNTGSEERMLINQFLKYPKDSAGSLMTIEYVGLKKGMTVEQALAYIRKIGLESETIYTCYVTDKNRILEGFISLKELVLADGDKKIEQIFNKEYICVNTHDDQEKVAFTFKKYGFLALPVVDNENRLIGIITVDDIMDVMEQEATEDFQRMAGMQPNEETYLETGIFKLAKHRIGWLLLLMVSETFTGTIIERYTHLLASMTILTAFIPMLMDTGGNSGNQSSTLIIRGLATGEIDLKDWKKVFFKELGIAVLVGLILGLFSFLKSVFLGGKNPMIALTVGVTLVATVTIAKITGGLLPIMAKKLRLDPAIMAGPLITTIVDTVSLIIYFKIAAVLCAGMF
- a CDS encoding Rpn family recombination-promoting nuclease/putative transposase — encoded protein: MEKLFKITLRNDYAFKRVFGVEENKDVLQDFLECILDIPPETIADLELLDKEFHKELLNEKLGILDIKLRLKDETFIDIEIQNRWHFDFPERTLYYWSKMYNEGVKQGQDYTKLPKCITINLIGKGFNKNKRLHNRYFILEQETKEPLVSKLEIHILNLEKARLLKESQCKDDKTKRLLNWLKFIETDDPEVRKMLAETSKVMAKANDKIIIMEMSPRDKWLYDARMKYEHDRASCISEGYREGILDGEIKGRQEGFADGSYQKALETAAAFKKLGIDIDKIAQGTGLSIKEIQAL